A single region of the Salicibibacter cibi genome encodes:
- the mreC gene encoding rod shape-determining protein MreC, producing MPHFFSNKRLILLMVSIIVLVILVGLTLNEREEVTWPEQFINDSVGVVQSAFQRPANFLSGIFDDISDIANIYEENERLKSQMDDYVFLSSEVDGLREENTSLQEAQEMEESLGDYSSLTALVIERQPDRWTETIGINRGSQHGVENDMAVITEGGLVGRIQHTGMFTSQVQLLSDGERMNRISAMVAIDDDDSAYGFIEGWDEEEDAFVLSTIDAETELEEGQEVRTSGLGDLGFPPIFPSEKL from the coding sequence ATGCCCCATTTTTTTTCTAATAAACGATTGATATTGCTTATGGTCAGCATTATTGTGCTCGTCATTTTAGTCGGTTTGACGTTGAATGAACGAGAAGAGGTGACGTGGCCGGAGCAATTTATTAATGATTCCGTCGGAGTTGTTCAATCTGCTTTTCAGCGTCCGGCGAACTTTTTGAGCGGTATTTTTGATGATATCTCTGATATCGCAAATATTTATGAAGAAAATGAACGATTGAAATCCCAGATGGATGATTATGTATTTTTGTCTTCAGAAGTTGATGGGCTCCGGGAAGAAAATACCAGCTTGCAGGAAGCGCAGGAAATGGAGGAAAGCTTGGGCGATTATTCAAGTTTGACCGCCCTTGTGATCGAGCGCCAACCGGACCGTTGGACGGAAACGATTGGGATTAACCGCGGTTCCCAACATGGAGTGGAAAATGATATGGCGGTGATTACCGAAGGTGGGTTGGTCGGCCGTATTCAACACACCGGAATGTTTACTTCCCAAGTGCAATTGTTATCCGACGGAGAGCGCATGAATCGGATCTCCGCGATGGTAGCCATCGACGATGATGATTCTGCCTATGGATTCATCGAAGGTTGGGACGAGGAAGAAGATGCGTTTGTTCTCAGCACAATTGACGCAGAAACTGAGCTTGAAGAAGGACAGGAAGTAAGAACTTCAGGGCTGGGGGACTTGGGTTTCCCGCCGATCTTCCCATCGGAGAAGTTATAG
- a CDS encoding prepilin peptidase, which produces MLTEVIVILMLGLVFGSFFQVVGVRVPAGKPIAWSRSECPNCNSILQARDLFPVFSFLSTLGRCRYCSTRISSQYFIAEISTAFFFVLVYVRYHPLSIEMLVALLVLSLVIIVTITDLRYMRIPNVILLFFASLFVLIRLFIDAHEPWWNPFFAAATIFVTLSFISRLSGGGIGGGDVKFFAVLGLAFGFWDLLLVFFLSTLFGTLIGLAAFAIGRLKTGQPFPFAPSIASAVVTVLLFGDSIWSLYPMV; this is translated from the coding sequence TTGCTTACTGAAGTAATCGTTATTCTGATGTTGGGGCTCGTGTTCGGATCATTTTTCCAAGTAGTCGGTGTACGCGTGCCAGCGGGAAAGCCGATCGCTTGGAGTCGATCCGAATGTCCCAATTGTAACTCGATATTGCAGGCACGTGATCTTTTCCCCGTTTTTTCCTTCCTGTCTACTTTGGGTCGCTGCCGTTATTGCTCTACACGTATCTCTTCGCAATATTTCATCGCGGAGATTTCCACTGCTTTTTTCTTCGTTCTTGTCTATGTTCGCTATCATCCCCTTTCGATTGAAATGCTCGTTGCGCTCCTCGTCCTGTCCCTCGTTATCATCGTTACCATCACCGATCTGCGTTATATGCGAATTCCAAATGTTATTCTTCTCTTTTTTGCCTCGTTGTTCGTTTTGATCCGTCTTTTCATCGATGCCCATGAACCTTGGTGGAATCCGTTTTTTGCTGCAGCAACCATCTTTGTCACCCTGTCTTTCATTTCACGCTTAAGCGGGGGAGGGATTGGTGGCGGAGACGTTAAATTTTTTGCTGTACTCGGCCTCGCGTTCGGTTTTTGGGATTTGTTGCTCGTATTTTTTCTTTCGACGCTTTTCGGCACGTTGATCGGTTTGGCGGCGTTCGCCATCGGTCGATTAAAAACAGGCCAACCCTTCCCATTCGCACCGAGCATTGCGTCAGCGGTGGTGACGGTTCTATTGTTCGGAGACTCGATTTGGAGTCTGTATCCAATGGTTTAA
- the radC gene encoding RadC family protein — MPRERLVQEGADHLSNQELLAILLRTGTTSETVLQLAYRLLSEFEGIMMLKEASLEELQAIKGIGQVKAIELLAALELGKRIHTTHQGERYAIKTPEDVTDYVMEEMRFLTQEHFVAIYLNTKNQVLHKKTLFIGSLNASIVHPREVFKEALRRSAASIVCLHNHPSGDPSPSKEDREVTKRLVECGKVLGVEVLDHIIIGDQRYTSLREHGIIP, encoded by the coding sequence ATGCCCCGTGAACGACTCGTTCAAGAAGGGGCTGATCACCTTTCCAATCAGGAACTCCTCGCTATTTTGTTACGAACGGGAACGACGAGTGAAACCGTTTTGCAGTTAGCCTACCGCCTCCTTTCCGAATTCGAAGGCATCATGATGCTAAAAGAAGCCAGTCTCGAAGAATTGCAGGCGATCAAAGGCATCGGGCAAGTGAAGGCGATCGAATTGCTTGCAGCGCTGGAACTCGGAAAACGTATCCACACCACGCACCAAGGGGAAAGGTATGCTATTAAAACACCCGAAGACGTCACTGATTACGTCATGGAAGAAATGCGTTTTCTTACCCAAGAACACTTTGTGGCCATTTATTTAAACACGAAAAATCAGGTATTGCACAAAAAAACACTGTTTATCGGAAGCCTAAATGCTTCGATTGTCCATCCTCGGGAAGTATTCAAAGAGGCCTTGCGCCGGTCGGCGGCTTCCATTGTATGTTTGCATAATCATCCTTCGGGTGACCCATCCCCAAGCAAAGAGGACCGTGAAGTCACCAAGCGTCTCGTTGAATGCGGCAAAGTCCTTGGTGTGGAAGTGTTGGATCATATTATCATTGGCGATCAACGTTATACCAGCTTGCGTGAACATGGGATTATTCCATAG
- a CDS encoding rod shape-determining protein, whose amino-acid sequence MFGGFSKDLGIDLGTANTLVYVKGKGVIVREPSVVAIRSDAQTIEAVGDDAKNMIGRTPGNIVATRPMKDGVIADFDTTATMMKYFIRQAQKSRSIFTRKPNVMVCVPSGITAVEKRAVEDATKQAGAREAYTIEEPFASAIGADLPVWEPTGSMVVDIGGGTTEVAIISLGGIVTSQSIRVAGDELDEAIIQYIKKTYNLMIGERTSESLKMEIGSADKLENVSSMDIRGRDLVTGLPKTITIQSDEISHAISDTVNTIVETVKVTLERTPPELAADIMDRGIVLTGGGSLLNGLDKVLGEETDMPVLVAENPLDCVALGTGRALENLHLFRSRAGITARSNRK is encoded by the coding sequence ATGTTTGGTGGTTTTTCAAAGGATTTAGGGATTGATTTAGGAACGGCGAATACACTCGTCTACGTAAAGGGCAAAGGTGTCATAGTAAGAGAACCTTCAGTCGTTGCGATTCGTTCGGACGCACAAACGATTGAAGCTGTCGGCGATGATGCCAAAAACATGATTGGACGCACCCCCGGCAACATCGTAGCTACCCGGCCGATGAAAGACGGCGTGATTGCCGATTTCGATACGACCGCGACGATGATGAAATATTTTATTCGTCAAGCACAGAAAAGCCGCTCCATATTCACACGTAAACCAAATGTCATGGTTTGTGTGCCTTCGGGAATTACGGCTGTGGAAAAAAGAGCGGTGGAAGACGCGACAAAACAAGCAGGAGCCCGAGAGGCTTACACGATTGAAGAACCGTTTGCTTCCGCGATTGGGGCGGATCTTCCGGTGTGGGAACCAACCGGAAGCATGGTCGTTGATATCGGTGGCGGTACGACGGAAGTGGCAATCATCTCCCTTGGCGGTATCGTGACAAGTCAATCGATCCGCGTTGCCGGGGATGAGTTGGACGAAGCGATTATTCAATACATTAAAAAGACATACAATCTCATGATCGGTGAACGGACGAGTGAAAGTTTAAAAATGGAAATTGGATCAGCAGACAAATTGGAAAACGTGAGCAGCATGGATATTCGTGGACGAGACCTTGTTACCGGGTTACCAAAAACGATAACGATTCAATCGGATGAGATTTCCCATGCGATAAGCGATACCGTTAATACCATTGTGGAGACTGTAAAAGTAACGCTTGAACGGACACCGCCGGAGTTGGCTGCGGATATTATGGACCGGGGCATTGTGCTGACCGGTGGCGGCTCTCTTTTAAACGGCCTTGATAAAGTACTCGGCGAGGAGACGGATATGCCGGTACTCGTTGCAGAGAATCCATTGGATTGTGTGGCGTTGGGAACGGGCAGAGCGTTAGAAAATCTTCATCTGTTTCGGTCTCGCGCCGGAATTACCGCACGGTCGAATCGTAAATAA
- the mreD gene encoding rod shape-determining protein MreD: MRYLLPALIAVVFLIEGTWFQVLAPTTDEFVWVPRFAFVLIVIISIYKGASTGLIYGGITGLFQDVVYSSLIGVYMFAYGLLAYMGGVSYESVKHRPMLVLLVIVLAVSGLELLIYGIYQGIGYTSVTFGDFAWQRWLPSVLLNGAFGILIMFPMRKIFNKLEREDRFKKASL; this comes from the coding sequence ATGCGTTATTTGCTCCCTGCCCTCATCGCCGTTGTATTTTTAATTGAAGGAACATGGTTTCAGGTTTTGGCCCCGACGACGGATGAATTTGTATGGGTTCCGCGCTTCGCGTTTGTGCTGATCGTTATCATCTCCATATACAAAGGGGCGTCAACAGGGCTCATCTATGGGGGCATCACAGGTCTTTTTCAAGATGTGGTCTATTCGTCATTGATAGGTGTTTATATGTTTGCATACGGCTTGCTTGCTTACATGGGCGGTGTCTCCTATGAATCGGTAAAACACCGGCCAATGCTTGTACTGTTGGTGATCGTTCTTGCTGTCAGCGGCTTGGAGCTCCTCATTTATGGTATTTATCAAGGGATTGGCTATACGTCGGTTACCTTCGGAGACTTTGCCTGGCAACGTTGGTTGCCTTCCGTTTTATTAAACGGCGCTTTTGGTATCTTAATCATGTTCCCGATGCGAAAAATTTTTAACAAGTTGGAACGTGAAGATCGGTTTAAAAAGGCATCGTTATAG